In Dama dama isolate Ldn47 chromosome 9, ASM3311817v1, whole genome shotgun sequence, the following proteins share a genomic window:
- the LOC133062106 gene encoding large ribosomal subunit protein eL13, with amino-acid sequence MAPSRNGMILKPHFHKDWQRRVATWFNQPARKIRRRKARQAKARRIAPRPASGPLRPVVRCPTVRYHTKVRAGRGFSLEELRVAGIHKKVARTIGISVDPRRRNKCTESLQANVQRLKEYRSKLILFPRKPSAPKKGDSSAEELKLATQLTGPVMPIRNVYKKEKARVITEEEKNFKAFASLRMARANARLFGIRAKRAKEAAEQDVEKKK; translated from the coding sequence ATGGCGCCCAGCCGGAATGGCATGATCCTGAAGCCCCACTTCCACAAGGACTGGCAGCGGCGCGTGGCCACGTGGTTCAACCAGCCGGCTCGCAAGATCCGTAGACGCAAGGCCCGGCAGGCCAAGGCGCGCCGCATCGCCCCGCGCCCCGCGTCCGGTCCTCTCCGGCCGGTGGTGAGATGCCCGACGGTCAGGTACCACACGAAGGTTCGCGCCGGCAGGGGCTTCAGCCTGGAGGAGCTTAGGGTGGCCGGCATCCACAAGAAGGTGGCCCGGACCATTGGGATCTCGGTGGACCCGAGGCGGCGGAACAAGTGCACGGAGTCCCTGCAGGCCAACGTGCAGCGGCTCAAGGAGTACCGCTCCAAGCTTATCCTGTTCCCCAGGAAGCCCTCGGCCCCCAAGAAGGGAGACAGCTCTGCTGAAGAACTCAAACTGGCCACTCAGCTGACTGGACCTGTTATGCCCATACGGAACGTCTATAAGAAGGAGAAAGCCAGAGTCAtcacagaggaggagaagaaCTTTAAGGCATTTGCTAGTCTCCGCATGGCCCGCGCCAACGCCCGGCTCTTTGGCATCCGGGCAAAAAGGGCCAAGGAAGCCGCAGAACAGgatgttgaaaagaaaaaataa